The Salvia splendens isolate huo1 chromosome 21, SspV2, whole genome shotgun sequence genome includes a window with the following:
- the LOC121783673 gene encoding uncharacterized protein LOC121783673 → MEDFYWRSHVPPFGSWDCHNDDLPFTQCFESARQASLLRYSYSEDRDLYVAGDLYDNEVLTPAVIVVPRRRGKAVYPREREGKNQKDAWAECDCDLSSSPSPAPRRQAPKAVDEDLYKISPHLPRQQAKKKKRWGFFRCLRPCVN, encoded by the exons ATGgag GATTTCTACTGGAGGAGCCACGTCCCCCCCTTCGGCAGCTGGGATTGCCACAACGACGATCTCCCCTTCACTCAGTGCTTCGAATCTGCGCGCCAAGCCTCTCTCCTCCGCTACAGCTACTCCGAGGACCGCGATCTCTACGTCGCCGGCGATTTGTACGACAATGAAGTCCTCACTCCTGCCGTCATCGTTGTTCCTCGCCGCCGT GGGAAGGCAGTGTatcctagagagagagaggggaagaATCAGAAAGATGCGTGGGCGGAATGCGACTGCGATCTGAGTTCCTCGCCGAGCCCTGCCCCTCGGAGACAAGCTCCGAAAGCTGTTGATGAAGATCTGTATAAGATCTCTCCTCACCTCCCCCGTCAACAAGCCAAAAAG AAAAAAAGATGGGGTTTCTTCAGGTGCCTGCGACCCTGCGTTAATTAA
- the LOC121783461 gene encoding josephin-like protein has product MATERKLIYHERQRLQFCLLHTLNNLFQEKDAFSRAALNAIARRLDLQDPNQSSWTPLSVVFKSHHNVVTGNYDVNVLIAALEERGKTVKWHDRRCGASTIGLDDKLFGIVLNVPVKRYGGLWKGRHWIALRRVDSAWYNLDSDFSSPYQFKNTEEITELMDGVISTGGEILLVMNGED; this is encoded by the exons ATGGCTACTGAGAGGAAATTGATATACCATGAGAGGCAAAGACTGCAATTCTGCTTATTGCACACCCTCAACAATCTCTTCCAG GAGAAGGATGCATTTTCAAGAGCGGCATTGAATGCCATTGCTCGAAGACTTGACCTTCAGGATCCGAACCAGTCATCATGGACTCCATTGTCAGTTGTTTTTAAGTCTCATCACAATGTGGTTACAGGGAACTATGATGTCAATGTACTGATTGCCGCACTTGAAGAAAGGGGTAAGACGGTAAAATGGCATGATCGGAGATGTGGGGCATCCACAATTGGTCTTGATGATAAATTGTTTGGCATCGTGCTCAATGTTCCGGTCAAAAGGTATGGCGGCCTATGGAAAGGCAGGCATTGGATTGCCTTGAGAAGAGTTGATAGTGCTTGGTACAATCTGGATAGTGATTTTTCCTCTCCCTATCAATTCAAGAATACTGAAGAAATAACTGAACTCATGGATGGTGTGATTTCAACTGGAGGCGAGATTTTGCTTGTCATGAATGGCGAAGACTGA
- the LOC121783519 gene encoding AUGMIN subunit 3-like — translation MSGARLCGLLSELGYGGGPGSLDPDSFEWPFQYDDVRPILDWLCSSLRPSNVLSPSELSQYEQFLQDGKLLEGEDLDFAFDSISAFSARRDNQEAVFGTEEGLKEIRDATVAAKAEALELQKQLRHLQFQNDTLTGQASSLIQGRRARVAATSNANGQLTTIDDSLSARNLEMNAVLGRLASTAEELAHYHSGDDDGIYLTYADFHSYLLADAACMKELNQWFSKQLDTGPYRLVAEEGSKCSWVSLNEISNVMVRDSENTQHQRLTELQRLRSIFGTSERQWVEAQVENAKQQAFLVTLKTQVTSDEAHIHLDLHSLRRKHAELTGELSTLYRKEEKLLSETIPDLCWELAQLQDTYILQGDYDLKVMRQEFYINQQKGFINHLMNQLSRHQFLKLACQMEKKTMLGAYSLLKVVESELQGYLSASEGRVGRCMALVQAASDLPEQGAVDDRDTFLHGVRDLLSIYSNAQAGLSTYVSVPGIVQQLSNLHSELMTLQSDLEYTLPEDRNRCINELCTLVQSLQQLLFASSTTAQPILTPWTLMKELDEMGKINAKLSAAVEDVTLEHCKKNEIVKHHSQEIAVQRRVFVDFFCNPERLRNQVKELTARVRALQAS, via the exons ATGAGCGGCGCTCGCCTCTGTGGCTTGTTGTCGGAATTGGGCTACGGAGGAGGTCCCGGTTCGTTGGACCCGGACAGCTTCGAATGGCCCTTCCAGTACGACGACGTTCGCCCCATTCTCGACTGGCTCTGCTCCAGCCTCCGCCCCTCCAATGTCCTCTCTCCCTCCGAACTCTCTCA ATATGAGCAGTTTCTGCAAGATGGGAAGCTTTTGgag GGAGAAGATTTGGACTTTGCTTTTGACAGTATTTCAGCATTTTCAGCCAGGAGAGACAACCAAGAGGCTGTCTTTGGAACTGAAGAAGGACTGAAAGAAATTCG TGATGCCACTGTAGCAGCAAAAGCTGAAGCTCTGGAGTTACAAAAGCAGCTTCGGCATCTGCAATTTCAGAATGATACGCTCACAGGGCAGGCTTCGTCATTAATTCAAGGGAGAAGAGCAAGAGTTGCTGCAACATCCAATGCCAATGGACAACTAACTACCATTGATGATAGCCTTTCAGCAAGAAATTTAGAG ATGAATGCAGTTCTTGGACGATTAGCTTCTACTGCTGAGGAGTTGGCACATTATCATTCAGGGGATG ATGATGGAATCTACTTGACATATGCTGATTTCCACTCATACTTGCTTGCGGATGCTGCCTGCATGAAGGAACTAAATCAATGGTTTTCAAAGCAACTGGACACG GGCCCTTACAGGTTAGTGGCCGAGGAGGGGTCTAAATGCTCATGGGTTAGTCTCAATGAGATCTCCAATGTCATGGTTAGAG ACTCTGAAAACACACAGCATCAACGCCTTACTGAGTTGCAGCGGCTCCGGTCCAT ATTTGGGACAAGTGAAAGACAATGGGTGGAAGCTCAAGTTGAGAATGCTAAGCAGCAAGCCTTCCTCGTGACACTTAAAACTCAAGTAACATCAGATGAAGCACATATCCATCTTGACCTTCATTCTCTTAG GAGAAAGCATGCTGAGCTGACTGGAGAACTATCAACTTTGTATCGCAAAGAAGAGAAGTTATTATCTGAG ACAATTCCTGATCTTTGCTGGGAGCTTGCTCAGCTGCAGGACACATATATTTTGCAAG GGGACTATGATTTAAAAGTCATGCGTCAGGAATTTTATATAAATCAACAAAAAGGG TTCATAAATCATTTGATGAATCAGCTATCTCGACATCAATTTTTGAAATTAGCCTGTCAAATGGAAAAGAAGACTATGCTTGGTGCTTATTCCTTGCTGAAGGTAGTCGAATCAGAACTGCAAGGATACCTGTCAGCAAGTGAAGGCAGAGTG GGTCGTTGCATGGCACTGGTTCAAGCTGCCTCTGATTTACCCGAACAAGGAGCTGTTGATGACCGTGACACTTTTCTCCATGGTGTTAGAGATCTTCTGAGCATCTATTCAA ATGCTCAAGCTGGTTTGTCAACGTATGTGTCCGTGCCTGGCATTGTACAGCAATTATCCAACCTTCACTCGGAGCTGATGACTCTGCAATCTGACCTGGAATATACCCTTCCCGAGGACAGGAATAGATGTATTAATGAACT GTGTACCCTTGTTCAAAGTTTGCAGCAGTTATTGTTTGCATCATCTACGACGGCTCAACCTATATTGACTCCCTGG ACTCTAATGAAGGAGCTGGATGAGATGGGAAAAATCAATGCAAAGCTCTCAGCTGCAGTTGAAGATGTCACCCTCGAACACTGCAAGAAGAATGAG ATCGTTAAACATCATTCACAAGAGATTGCTGTTCAGAGGCGAGTATTCGTTGATTTCTTCTGCAACCCAGAACGTTTGAGGAACCAGGTCAAGGAACTGACTGCTCGAGTCAGGGCGTTGCAGGCGTCGTAA
- the LOC121785307 gene encoding uncharacterized protein LOC121785307, with the protein MLSLARRIQATHRFLQIAAAQQLRLARTESGNDRPPRSRRRSSKFSPSAMLRKAEDKSEWWVVDGEMHEIGENVPLRERFVIPRDNIPNKRRKQLREQFMRRTRLVLKESEHEPWCKRYMELYNELRENWERLYWDDGYSKKLAEDHANYDSPDDDDDEDFNPYRNRQPQADQIKLQVQFVGRNKESDTWEKASQIRDKFEYDRERRMREKAFAPMNATDDSDMNRTVSRNEPFDIRRYISESEEE; encoded by the exons ATGCTCTCTCTGGCCAGAAGAATCCAAGCCACCCACCGGTTCCTCCAGATTGCGGCGGCGCAGCAGCTCCGCCTTGCTCGAACTGAATCCGGCAACGACCGGCCACCCCGTAGCCGTCGGCGGTCGTCCAAGTTCTCTCCGTCGGCGATGTTGAGGAAAGCCGAGGATAAGTCGGAGTGGTGGGTGGTGGACGGTGAAATGCACGAAATTGGGGAAAATGTGCCGCTGCGAGAGCGCTTTGTGATCCCTAGGGATAATATTCCTAATAAGCGCCGGAAGCAGCTCCGAGAGCAGTTCATGCGACGCACTCGCCTCGTCCTCAAGGAATCG GAGCATGAACCTTGGTGCAAAAGATACATGGAACTATATAACGAGCTCAGAGAAAATTGGGAGAGGTTGTATTGGGATGATGGCTATTCTAAGAAACTTGCTGAGGATCATGCTAATTATGACTCAcccgatgatgatgatgatgaagatttCAATCCTTACAG GAATAGACAGCCCCAAGCAGATCAAATCAAG CTGCAGGTTCAATTTGTGGGGAGAAACAAGGAAAGCGACACCTGGGAAAAAGCTAGCCAAATCCGTGACAAATTTGAATATGATAGAGAGAGAAGAATGAGAGAAAAAG CATTTGCCCCAATGAATGCAACGGATGACTCTGATATGAATCGCACAGTCTCAAGGAATGAGCCCTTTGACATCAGAAGATACATTTCTGAATCCGAGGAAGAGTGA